The nucleotide window GTGTCATCATGCTGGTACGGCAATTCATCATCTATTAGAAAAAGATATTAAACCTAGCGATATACTTAGTAAAAAATCCTTTGAAAATGCATTTACGCTAGTTACCGTTTTGGGTGGCTCAACCAATGCTGTACTTCATTTAATCGCAATGGCACGTACTGCTAATATTGATTTCACACTTGAAGATATTCAAAAAATTAGTGATAAAACTCCGATGTTGGCTGATTTTAAACCAAGTGGTAAATATGTAATGGCTGATTTACATGCGTTAGGTGGAACTCCAGCGGTATTAAAACTATTACTCGAAAATGGCATGCTTCATGGTGATTGCCTAACGGTTACGGGTAAAACTATGGCGGAAAATCTTGCTGATTTACCTGGGCTACCTGCCGATCAGGATTTGGTTCAACCATTTAGCGCTCCAATTAAGGCTACCGGACATATTCAGATATTATATGGTAATCTAGCAACTGAAGGTTCGGCAGCTAAAATTACTGGTAAAGAAGGTACTTACTTTAAAGGACCTGCACGCTGCTTTGATACCGAAGAAGCAATGGTAGAAGCTCTAGCACAAGGTAAAATTCAAAAAGGCGATGTAATTGTCATTCGCTTCCAAGGACCTAAAGGTGGACCAGGTATGCCAGAAATGTTAAAACCAACTTCCGCAATCGTAGGTGCAGGACTTGGTAAAGACGTCGCACTAATTACCGATGGACGTTTTTCCGGTGGTTCACATGGTTTTATCGTGGGTCATATTACCCCTGAAGCCCAAGTTGGCGGTAATATTGCATTAATTAAAGATAATGATATTATTGCAATTGATGCTGAAAATAACACTATCAATGCTGAAGTAAGTGATGAAGAATTTGCTAACCGTCGTAAAAACTGGCAAGCACCTCCTTACCGCTCTACCCGTGGTACTTTGTATAAATTTATCAAAAACGTAAAATCAGCCAGCCTTGGTTGTGTTACAGATGAATAATTAAAGTTAAATCCCCGATATATAATATTTCGGGGATTTTTATTAGCTAATGATTTATTAAGATGTCAATAAGATGAATAAGATAATTTTATTTATTCTGCTACTCTCAATTAAACTAGTTTCTGCTGCTAATCTGACTGTCACAGTCAGTAATATAATAGATAAAAAAGGGCAAATGATCATTAGTTTATACAATAATAAAGCTTCATTTCCGATTGAAGGTAAAGAATACCGTGCAATTATAGTTTACCCAATAACTGCAGCAACTATTACCACCAGCTTTAATAATATTCCATCTGGCACTTACGCTGTCGCTGTAATTCATGATGAAGATCGTGATGGTAAAATTAGCCGGAATGATAATGGCGAACCGACTGAGCAGTTTGGCTTTAGTAATACAAGCAAATCATCTTTTGATGCCGCACAATTTTTCGTCGCAACCGAAAATCTACAAATAAATATTAATTTAAAGTAATCAATTTCCTGTTATTTCAATACGATTAAAAAGTTAAATCTTTAAAAAATCAGTATCCTCCATGCGTTTAGCTATCTTCTCTAATAGAATATGATGTCGTACATTGTTAAAATACGCTTTCAGATCAATATCAATGACCTTTGTGTGTTCCTTAACTATTGCTACCGCCACTCTATCTACTGCCGCCTGAGCAGTTCGTTTAGGTCTGTATCCAAATGAACCGTCCTGGAAATCAGCTTCGAATATAGGTTCCAATATCAGTTTAAGCGCTCCTTGTACTATCCCTGTCGCGAACTGCCGAAATTGCCAAGGTTCTAGTTCCATTTGCCTTAGGTATTTCTTTTAAGCGGTTCCTTAATGGATAATAACTTCTGCCTATTAGTTCACTTTGTATTTCCTGGAGATATTTGTTAACTCCGTATTCCTCTATTTTATAGAAGCTTACGTTATCTATCCCTGGCGCACCATTATTTAGTTTTGCCTGTCGATAGGATTCTTGCAATACCTCAAGTTTACATACATGTACGTATAAGCCCCCAAATTTCCACTCTGTTTCTGCCTTCGCTCTGTACGAGTTACCATACTTCATTACTACTATTATCCCATCCGACTTCCTCTTGCCTTCAGCTTATTTCATGGTTATCACTTATAAAGCTTACTATTACTAATACATTTCTGCATTAAAGCAAGGAGGATCTCTCCAGCTGCTTAGCGAGCTCAGCCTTTAGTCTAGTCACTATCGAAGCCGTATCTGGGTTCACTCACGTTATGACCTGCTATCTCACACCTGTCCTTATAACAGATTTGTCGGTAGGCTTCAACATATCGATTTTTCTTTACATTGCTATCCGAGTTACAAGGCTTGAACTTTTACCTTGGTGAGTTTATCTCTCACTGAATATGCCAGCCTTTGCTGGACGCACCAAAATTTATGACACACTCCAATCTTGAGCAAATTTGTACTAGGCGTTTTCATAGACATATATTGTAAATGAACTCTCCCCAGTACTCTGCGGTAGGGAGAGTTCATTTATAGCTTCGGTGATATTTTCAAATTTATTTGTTCATTCGCCAACTTTATTTCCAAAACTTTCGGCAACTGTGGCTGCATTTATGACAGGTGCTTTTGCATTATTTTCATTTGCCACTTGTGGAATTATGGGTAAATTAATCACAATTAATAGCTTCAAATAAACTTGATCATTGTACAATGATTTCCTCATTTATCTCAAAAACTCCTAATTTTAGAAGAGTTCGTGGAATACACAAATGATAATTAAGTGCAAAAGCTTTATCCAACAACTCCTGTTTACTTCTTACCGAAAAAATATATTTTAAATTTGAAAGATGATCATTTACTCGAGATGCTGAAATCACATGCCCCAATGAACTCATTATTTTCGATATATCGGCATACGAATAACGATGTAAATAAAAATAAAGCACCATTTTTTGCCGTTCGGATAATTCAAAATTAATTTTTTTCTGATCTTTTTTAATGTTAATAAGAGCTTTACCCTCATTGATCATAAAGATTGATTTTACTGGGTGCGGTGATACGTATTTGGAAAAACAGGCATAAATACCAAGAAAATTATTTGTAGCAGGATTAATTATTGGATATTTTCTCACTACATGAAGATTACTTAGCTTTGTGATATAAATAAAGGTTTTTACAACCCTTAAATCTCTAATCTGGCAATTATAGTCATGAATAGTCTGTATAATTGTTGGATGTTCTTTAGCAAGATTTAGCTGCAAATCTGTCTGACCAATTTCGATAGTAACATTATTTACAGTAATAAACTGATTAAATCCTTTACTTATCCCACGGTAAGCAAATTGATTGTCTTTGATGAAGCTTATAATATCTGGAGCACCATCATGAAATAAAGTAAAAGATTTAAGATACTGATTAAAGTACTCCTCATCTGAAATAAAACTCATTAAATTCCCCTCAAGTATTTAATAGAATAAATAAAAAAGATAATGCCTACCTTTATTATTAGCTAAGCTAGCCAATATAAAGCAGTAAGAAAAAGATACTACATTTGTAGTATCTTTTTTTGTAATTAATAGCTAAAAAAGTATTATGGTTGTTTCTGGGTATGATCGTATTCGATATTTACTTTCCTTACCGAATAGTTACCAGATTTTCGCCCCAAAAGATAAAAGAAAGCCTTATATTTACCAGTTGGTAAGTTATCATTTAGTACTTGAGCCTCTGCACGAGCAATAAAGTTATCACCAGTATAGTCCCACATTCTGTCATAGCCAATTTTCCTGAAGTCGAGCCAAATATTAACAGATGAGAAATAAGCCTGACTAACATTTTCATCCCACAGGTGACACAAGAAACCACCATTATATCTTTGGGCATATACAGTCAGATCATGTTTATTACCGTTAGCATCTTCAGCAGCTAGTAACAAAGTATTTGAAGCACCACTAGAATTATTAGCACATGAAGTTATAGCTGTAACTTTCTTATTAGTCGGTGCTGTTAATACTCCGGTATCTACATTAGCTGGTACGCCGCTAATCTTTGGATTGATTACCAGATAATCCATATTATATGTTTGTCCACTAAATTGAATACTTTTACGCTGATAATCAGTATCAGAATATTTAAAGTTACTTGTCCCCACCAATACTCCACTTTCAACTTCCAAGTTTACCGGATCTGTATAAAATGTATTACCATCTCGGTTATAACTTAATCCTATATTCAAATTAGTAGTTGCTAATTCTTTCCAGTTTACTCCACTTGGTAATGTTAGCTGCAAGTTTCCTTTTATCGTACATAAACTCTTACTTTGTAAGCCATTATCATCCGTACAATCAGTACTACTCTGGCTTATACTGTATCCCGCGGGTAAAAGAAAATTGTTGTTAATCTTTATATCACTAATCGGATACTTACCATCACCATTTGGCTTAGTTACCTGTAGCTCGAATGGATAACTCTCCATATGGGCATAGATTATCTTACCTTTATAACGATCGTATGGTACCAAACTTCTAGTATTCACCTTGATGCCTTCTAGAAGACTAGCTTCTACTGGGTTCGCATTTAAGCTTGCATAGGCTGGATAAGTAAGCTTATCTTTTTCACCTACCCCCGCTGCACTTAATTCAAGATCCATTTTTAGAATGTTTTCACCGATATTAGCTAATTTGAATTCAGCTATTGCATCACATTCTTTTGCTACATCTGCTTCATTGATAGTACATGCGACAAGATTGATACCATTAGTCCCGGCATAATTTAGCTTTGGTGTTACAGTTACCGGGTAATTAACCAGATCCTTATCGGCTATCGATACACCTACCTTATAAGCTACCTGCCAATAATCACCATTTACTGGATCTTTTATCAGTTTTGTTGTTTGTTTAAGTAAACTTGGCGTAGCCCATTGACGGTTAAAACTTATCTGACGCTTGATCGCTGTGATGTGAGCAGGAGTAGGCGCTGAGTTTGCCTGATCATGATAGCTATAGCTTAGCCCCAAATCAATGTTTGCCATTAATAGATTATTATTTTCAAAAGAGGCTTCCTTATTTAGGAATGACATTGATGGTACCGATAACTCAAGAGTACAACTACCTGTTTTTTTATCTAGGTCTGTCGTAAAGTTTGTTGCCCCACCATTAGCTAATCCAACCGCACAACTAGTTCCAGATTTTTCTACTTCTGCATATACAGGAATACCTTTGATATTAAATCCAGTCGCTGCTTGCTCGCCTACATTAGTAAATGTATATTGCAGCTTCAACCGATTATTACTCAGTGCAGTAAACTTATATGGATTATTGGTTAGACCATTTCCGCTTAATGTTGTTGGCGTACCAGTCAGGTTAATGGCTGTTGTAATATATGCTCGATCACCGCCACTTACCTCTGTTATGAATTCCTCTGAATTAGTCGTAACTTTCTCTCCATTTACTGTATATTCAACATTTAACCTATTCGTTTCTTTTCCCTTGATGTCTGTTTGAGCAGCATAATTTACTTTAGTATTACAATTTGTACCAGCATTAAGGGTATTTAATTTATTGCCACCACAGTTACTCAGATCAAGACTAAGACCTGCGACTGTCGTGTTTAATGCTATTTTAGTTAGTGGCGTAGCTAATTTTTTAGCATTATTATGAAGCGTAAAATTAGCAGCTCCAGGCTGACCAACTATTGTATGCAGGTTTCCTGTATCCTCTGAATTAATGGTTAGTACATCTTTACTCAAAATTGCAGAATAAGGAATACTAATACTACTTAGGTATTGTTTCTGTAAACCATCTACTGAAGTATATTTACCTGTGATATTTAACCATAGATCACCTTTTGCAGGTTTAGTAGGTTCATAGTTAATACTAATATCACATTCTTGATCTATTTTTCCACTACAAGGAATAGGGTTCTCACCTGATCCTGCCTCTTGTGATTTTACATTAAAGCCTTCTGCTGCTGCCGCAGGAGTAATCTTTATCTCAGATAAATCTCGATTTGAAGTATTCTTTATCGTTATTGTTGCGTGACTACCACCATCATTTATCAACGTACTTTGTAAGTCTCCATTACGATCTACTTCTAATATTGACATTTGGGGATCTTCGGCTATATACTCAAGATTTGTCGTAACTTTTTTATCTTTGTCATAGCCAACTGTAAATGGATGATTACCGCTTACATCCTGCTTACGTGCAGTAAACACAAAACTACAACTATCACCCGCGTTAAGAGAAGAGGAAACAAGACAATCTTCATCCTCTGGATTACTTGGTGCTCCCAGGACTTTACTATTATCCCCAAGCAAATTCAGCTTATCCTTAATATCCTCATTCCCCGCATTAAATACGCTGATACGTACTTGTTCTTTACCATCAGCTTTCATTGTAATTCCATGCTGGATCAGCAAGTTTGATCCAGCTGCTTTTTCAACCGCTACACTACCATCACTAAAGGCAACTTCTTGACCATTACGATATCCTGATACTCTTGTATTTACAATAGTATGCTCGGATAAACCCTTACCTTTTAGTAATAATGTACAGCTATTACCTTTTTTAAACCCTGCTGCACTACATAAGATACTACCGTTTTTACTACTAACATTATCAAAGTCTTCGGTAAGAATTACAGGTACTGATAAACTATAATTACCATCTTTAGTATAAATCTGATTAATGTCATTTATCGCAGCAAGACCAGCTTTGCTACCAACCTTATCACTCATCCGAATCATTTGGTGCAATACTTCACTATGTCCATCCTGAGCTTTTAACTTCACGCTTAGCAATACCGCTTCCGAATGTGCTATCTGTGGAGTAAACTGGATGCTACTACTTCCATTTATCGATATATCCTCACCTACTTGCGCTACCACTTTAACAGCATTTGATAAATCTTTTTTGCCACTAGCATCTGTTATTTGTACTGATTCAATTTTATAACTTTGATTGCTACTGTTATTTATCCGTAATAAATAGCTTGATTTATAACTATTCTTCACAGGAACTACTGCTAATTGATCTAGGTAAATACTACCTGCCACATCTTCAAGTATTGGGTTAACTCCACCACCTGTGGCATTATTACCAGCCCCACCGCAGCCACTGAAAATTACTGCACTACTTACCAATGCTAGAAAGTTTATTTTTTTCTTCATGTATATCCCTTTATTTATAAATTATGTTTTGCAAACTCAACAAACCAAAGTATGCTGGCTTATCTTATATACGGAGCGTATTATAAGTAAACATAACGAGTATTGGAACCCAAGATCAGTACACAAATACTTTACTACCTATTTTTTTTGGTGGGTATTTTTAAGGGAGATTAGAATGCACATACAAATCAATAAATACAAAAGTATAGCAATAGATGTATAAATAATCTAAATAAAAATAAATGTATTTATAGAGATATGTCCGGGACATGGTAAGCAATTATAGGAGTTTAATTGCATCATAAGAGTAAGATAATATAGATCATTATATTGTAATTTGATTTCTTAACCTGATATTATCATATTACTGTCAAATTCATAACTGCCAGATTTGAGGAAGGCTCTTGGTATCAATAAGTGATAATTTAAAGCGACTGCTTTTTCGATTAATTCATTTTTTGAACGAGCATGAAAGATCAGTTTGAGATTTTCAAGATGATCATTTACCCGTGCTTTTGAGATTTTGTGTCCCAAAGTGGTCATTATTTCAGAAATTTCTGAATTTGAAAATCTATTTAGATAAAGAAAAAGTATCATATTTTGTTTTTTAGTCAACTTATATTTTAATGATTCAGTTTTTATGTTGCTAAGTCCAGAATTAACTCCATTAATTTTATAAATTAGCTTTAGTAAGTTAGGATGAACGTAATTATGAATATAGACAAAAATTCCAACAAAATTATTGGTAGCCGGATTTATAATTGGACGTTTATAAACATGACTTATATGATAATACGCATCAATAAAAATAAATTCTCTTGCCTGCCTTGTATCACGAATAATCTTATCTTGTTCTAGTGCAGTAATCCTCTCTTTTTCATAGATTATCTTCTTCTCTTCAGAAAGCTTGCCTCCTGTTAAGGACTCAAGTGTTACGCCATAAGTATCTTCATATCCGATTGAAATATAAACAATTTCAAGATTTTTATTTTTAATAAGAACCTTTTCTTTTTCTCCACTATTATAAAGAACTTTTGCACTTTCGCAGTAGGTCTTGAAAAAATTCTCATCCGCCATATTGTTCTTTTGCAAAATATCCATAGATTTCTTAAAAATATTAAACTACTCTCTGGGGAAATAAAATCAACTAACTATTATATGCCGAAATCATATTATATTTTGATAAAAAATACTAATTATTTTCAAAATTGTATCTTTTGAAAAAGACAGAAATAAACATAAATTATAAAGCATCCTTCTGCTATACTACTTTATTGTAAGGTCTTTGATAGAATTCTAGGATTATTTAAACTATGAATAAAATTAAAACAGACAAAGAGTTTTTAGATTTTTATTGTCAATGTGCTGATATTATGTTCGGACATGAAGAAAATGAAATCATGTACATAAAAGATATCCATCATAATTTCCGCTATCTGTCACTTGGACATAGAAAGCATATAGGAAAAAATGCATATTTTGTCGCAGATGAAACAAACTTGACAGCTGAGATGAAAGAACTACATGCAAAAATTAAGTTACAGGCATATGAGCAAGATAATATAATTAGATCATCTTTGAAATCAGCAAATTTTATCTATATTGATACCTATAACAGGATTGGCTTTGTACGTAAAAAACCAATTGTCAATCCAGATACAGGTAATTGTGTTGGAATTTCTGGAGTAGTTAGACCTTATTCGATGCCGAATATTCTTGCAGCAATTTATAAGATAAATGAGATCGCTCTTGTAGAGGAAGATCAAAAAAATGACTTACCTATAGAATATCAACTTAATGAAAAACAAAGCATGGTGTTATTTTTATACCTAAATAAGTATTCAAACACTGAAATATCAGAAATACTTACTACACTTGGACACAAAATATCTAAATATAGAGTAAATGACCATCTCGAAAATCTAAAGTTCATTT belongs to Aquella oligotrophica and includes:
- a CDS encoding helix-turn-helix transcriptional regulator, whose protein sequence is MDILQKNNMADENFFKTYCESAKVLYNSGEKEKVLIKNKNLEIVYISIGYEDTYGVTLESLTGGKLSEEKKIIYEKERITALEQDKIIRDTRQAREFIFIDAYYHISHVYKRPIINPATNNFVGIFVYIHNYVHPNLLKLIYKINGVNSGLSNIKTESLKYKLTKKQNMILFLYLNRFSNSEISEIMTTLGHKISKARVNDHLENLKLIFHARSKNELIEKAVALNYHLLIPRAFLKSGSYEFDSNMIISG
- a CDS encoding helix-turn-helix transcriptional regulator, with the protein product MNKIKTDKEFLDFYCQCADIMFGHEENEIMYIKDIHHNFRYLSLGHRKHIGKNAYFVADETNLTAEMKELHAKIKLQAYEQDNIIRSSLKSANFIYIDTYNRIGFVRKKPIVNPDTGNCVGISGVVRPYSMPNILAAIYKINEIALVEEDQKNDLPIEYQLNEKQSMVLFLYLNKYSNTEISEILTTLGHKISKYRVNDHLENLKFIFNVQTKEQLIKKAISLDYHLVIPRKFLKIGSYEIDEEVIIAGE
- a CDS encoding reverse transcriptase domain-containing protein, whose translation is MELEPWQFRQFATGIVQGALKLILEPIFEADFQDGSFGYRPKRTAQAAVDRVAVAIVKEHTKVIDIDLKAYFNNVRHHILLEKIAKRMEDTDFLKI
- a CDS encoding DUF2141 domain-containing protein, with the translated sequence MNKIILFILLLSIKLVSAANLTVTVSNIIDKKGQMIISLYNNKASFPIEGKEYRAIIVYPITAATITTSFNNIPSGTYAVAVIHDEDRDGKISRNDNGEPTEQFGFSNTSKSSFDAAQFFVATENLQININLK
- the ilvD gene encoding dihydroxy-acid dehydratase, whose product is MIKINKVSSVITEDISQGASQAMLYATGLKEEDMHKAQVGIGSVWYEGNPCNMHLLNLAEEVKKGVKAAGLVGMRFNTIGVSDGISMGTNGMRYSLQSREIIADSIETITGAQWYDGLITIPGCDKNMPGCVMAMIRLNRPSIMIYGGTIKAGEYNGKILDIVSAFQAYGEFLAGKITEEERQGIVRNSCPGAGACGGMYTANTMACAIEALGLSLPYSSSIAATHVAKIAECHHAGTAIHHLLEKDIKPSDILSKKSFENAFTLVTVLGGSTNAVLHLIAMARTANIDFTLEDIQKISDKTPMLADFKPSGKYVMADLHALGGTPAVLKLLLENGMLHGDCLTVTGKTMAENLADLPGLPADQDLVQPFSAPIKATGHIQILYGNLATEGSAAKITGKEGTYFKGPARCFDTEEAMVEALAQGKIQKGDVIVIRFQGPKGGPGMPEMLKPTSAIVGAGLGKDVALITDGRFSGGSHGFIVGHITPEAQVGGNIALIKDNDIIAIDAENNTINAEVSDEEFANRRKNWQAPPYRSTRGTLYKFIKNVKSASLGCVTDE